From Vicia villosa cultivar HV-30 ecotype Madison, WI unplaced genomic scaffold, Vvil1.0 ctg.002638F_1_1, whole genome shotgun sequence, the proteins below share one genomic window:
- the LOC131639452 gene encoding uncharacterized protein LOC131639452: MNIRGGGSLIKRKSISNIIIQGKADIFLIQELKLKEVGIEVAGSLWQKESIGWSFSASEGRSGGLITLWKEYFMSAILSFRGIGYLGTKLNWKGSTIYIVNIYSPCSIQGRKDLWKEIIGLRDKFSNGEWLVGGDFNSTKNRSERKGCIVARNSERRLFSSFIEDSLLIDLPCLGNCFSWFSGDGFSMSRLDRFLVDESLVDRLGLDFLPFVEKEWRKMKIEGRGDYVLKEKIRLLKASPRRWNEDVFGRFDLLIEDGVKRINVPDDLLKSCKEDEVDGLVKVRSEVSRKMWLNMRVKENMLLQKSRARWDREGDMNNKYFHSVLKSRRRRNFIGRITTERGKVEKVEKVKEEIRRHFEAKFEEANSMHPWLEGIQFKSISSADKCALLKRVLVSIISESHSAFVPGRNLLDGNCDINILQFDDNTLLVGNGNWQQVWALKTVLRANFLNCNIENMPFHFLGFHIGANHNSVKWWEPLLQKLRAGLSRWKGRMLSLGGRITMVRTVLSSLSIFQLSFFKAPSSVYKEIEKVQNNFLWGNIDGKRKINWFRWDSLCLPKENGGLGFKSLKEFNAALLFKWSWQILRGSNALSVGVRQKAQSSSEKGDFVDSMGTWSSSGWGWGNFGIDPTIQVMQQELLLLRNLLQNVKPSLCESDSIVWMQDKQDGYTTRSGYKELFGLRQFPTVSALIKESLQEVWKSKVPFRTKAFGWRCIMDRSPSKMALVYRGVNVNISCVLCTEEGGDLFHLFFGCGFINLVWQEVSSWLGMQ, translated from the exons ATGAATATCAGGGGAGGAGGTAGTCTTATTAAGAGGAAGAGTATTAGTAATATTATTATTCAAGGCAAAGCAGATATTTTCTTGATTCAAGAATTGAAGTTGAAAGAAGTCGGTATAGAAGTGGCAGGGAGTCTGTGGCAGAAGGAAAGTATTGGGTGGTCTTTTTCGGCATCTGAAGGTAGATCAGGAGGCTTAATTACTCTTTGGAAGGAATATTTTATGTCGGCGATTCTTAGTTTTAGAGGAATTGGGTATCTAGGAACCAAACTGAATTGGAAGGGAAGCACTATTTACATTGTAAACATTTACTCTCCCTGTTCTATACAAGGAAGGAAAGATTTGTGGAAGGAAATTATAGGGTTAAGAGATAAATTTTCTAATGGGGAATGGCTAGTGGGCGGGGATTTCAATTCTACCAAGAATAGAAGTGAGAGGAAAGGATGTATCGTGGCAAGGAACTCGGAGCGCAGGTTATTTTCTTCTTTCATAGAAGATAGCTTGCTTATTGATCTTCCTTGTTTAGGCAATTGCTTCAGCTGGTTCAGTGGCGATGGGTTTTCGATGAGCAGGCTGGACCGTTTTTTGGTGGATGAGTCTTTGGTTGATAGATTGGGTTTG GATTTTTTACCGTTTGTTGAAAAAGAGTGGAGGAAGATGAAGATCGAAGGTAGAGGGGACTATGTTCTGAAAGAAAAGATTCGCTTGTTGAAGGCAAGTCCGAGGAGGTGGAATGAAGACGTGTTTGGTAGATTTGATCTTCTTATTGAAGATGGCGTAAAGCGGATTAATGTTCCGGATGATTTGCTTAAAAGCTGTAAGGAGGATGAGGTTGATGGATTGGTTAAAGTTAGGAGTGAAGTTTCTAGGAAAATGTGGTTGAATATGAGGGTGAAGGAGAACATGCTTTTGCAAAAATCCAGAGCTAGATGGGATAGAGAAGGCGACATGAACAACAAGTACTTCCATTCTGTTTTGAAATCAAGACGAAGGAGGAATTTTATTGGCAGAATAACAACTGAAAGAGGGAAGGTGGAGAAGGTGGAGAAGGTGAAGGAGGAAATTAGGAGGCATTTTGAAGCAAAGTTTGAGGAGGCTAACTCGATGCATCCTTGGCTAGAAGGTATCCAGTTCAAGTCCATTTCTTCAGCTGATAAGTGTGCTTT GCTGAAGAGGGTCTTAGTTTCTATAATATCGGAATCGCATAGTGCTTTTGTTCCTGGCAGGAATCTTTTAGATG GGAATTGTGATATCAACATACTTCAGTTTGATGACAACACTCTTCTGGTTGGTAACGGTAATTGGCAACAGGTGTGGGCGCTTAAGACTGTGTTGAGAG CTAATTTTCTGAACTGTAACATAGAAAATATGCCTTTTCATTTTCTTGGATTTCATATTGGTGCTAATCATAATTCAGTTAAATGGTGGGAGCCGTTGTTGCAGAAATTAAGGGCGGGATTGAGCAGATGGAAAGGGAGGATGTTGTCGTTAGGAGGCAGGATTACGATGGTAAGAACGGTTCTTTCTAGCCTCTCTATATTTCAGTTGTCTTTCTTTAAGGCGCCGTCTAGTGTTTATAAAGAGATAGAGAAGGTTCAGAACAATTTTCTGTGGGGCAACATCGACGGTAAGAGGAAAATAAACTGGTTTAGGTGGGACTCGTTATGTTTACCGAAAGAGAATGGTGGATTGGGGTTCAAGAGTTTAAAGGAGTTTAATGCCGCGCTTCTGTTTAAATGGTCTTGGCAGATTTTACGGGGCTCTAATGCGCTTTCTGTAGGAGTTAGGCAGAAGGCTCAATCCAG TTCGGAGAAGGGAGACTTTGTAGACAGCATGGGCACGTGGAGTTCTTCTGGATGGGGGTGGGGTAATTTTGGAATCGATCCCACCATTCAGGTTATGCAGCAAGAATTGCTGTTGTTACGGAATTTGCTGCAGAATGTTAAACCTTCTCTGTGTGAATCGGATTCTATTGTTTGGATGCAGGATAAACAGGACGGTTATACAACTAGGAGCGGTTATAAGGAGCTTTTTGGTCTTCGTCAATTTCCGACAGTTTCGGCTTTGATCAAGGAGAGCCTGCAGGAAGTTTGGAAGTCGAAAGTCCCTTTTAGAACTAAGGCCTTCGGGTGGAGATGTATAATGGATAGATCACCTTCTAAAATGGCGTTGGTATATCGAGGCGTAAATGTGAATATTAGTTGTGTGTTGTGTACGGAGGAAGGAGGAGATTTATTCCATCTGTTCTTTGGCTGCGGTTTCATAAATTTAGTTTGGCAGGAGGTTAGTAGTTGGTTAGGAATGCAATGA